In a genomic window of Glycine max cultivar Williams 82 chromosome 13, Glycine_max_v4.0, whole genome shotgun sequence:
- the LOC100805087 gene encoding transcription factor bHLH112 isoform X2, which produces MAEDFQAAICGENWWNNINPTRSVFPLMPSTCSVAAADHAGNYSTWQSTTDFVDLKGTRSCAELETDNNLSFLDAEKPQQSESGSILINSTLQMMGFGKSSSTSSNWNQSLLGSGFDSVLQEETGIGGGSQVSTVDALKPMNQEFSLDQQSLNSVVTSTGSLSGGFPVVSASYGYPSTLIQSLYEPEPQPQQQNSLFTNPSMSYSSSSANYGICSNELSPTWSKVSSLPKPSMPKQQLSGLHFSNNTAFWNSSAEALNDIRAGVFTSSQAQYQTAKFEEKPNCPNTLLNKLKREESPDAAKKNSPEPAFKRQRIETPSPLPTFKVRKEKLGDRITALQQLVSPFGKTDTASVLHEAIEYIKFLHDQVLSTPYMKNNGAPIQHQQDCDNLKDSEGAKQDLRSRGLCLVPISSTFPVANETSVDFWTSTFGGALIGR; this is translated from the exons ATGGCTGAGGATTTTCAAGCTGCTATCTGTGGTGAAAATTGGTGGAATAATATTAATCCAACAAGAAGTGTCTTTCCTCTTATGCCATCAACTTGTTCGGTGGCAGCAGCTGATCATGCAGGAAACTACAGCACTTGGCAAAGTACTACTGATTTCGTTGATTTGAAGGGAACAAGGTCTTGTGCTGAGCTGGAGACTGATAATAACTTGAGTTTTCTTGATGCTGAGAAGCCACAGCAGAGTGAAAGTGGTAGCATCTTGATCAATTCCACCTTACAAATGATGGGTTTTGGCAAGTCATCTTCAACTTCATCGAATTGGAATCAATCTTTAtt aGGGAGCGGTTTTGATTCTGTGCTTCAAGAAGAAACAGGCATAGGTGGTGGCAGCCAAGTTTCCACCGTTGATGCTTTGAAGCCAATGAACCAAGAATTTTCCTTGGATCAGCAGAGTCTGAATTCTGTTGTTACAAGCACTGGATCATTATCTGGTGGTTTCCCAGTTGTTTCAGCCTCCTATGGTTACCCTTCAACATTGATACAAAGCTTATATGAGCCTGAGCCTCAACCACAACAACAGAACTCACTTTTCACCAACCCCTCCATGTCCTACTCATCATCTTCCGCAAACTATGGGATATGTTCCAATGAACTGTCACCAACTTGGTCCAAAGTTTCTTCCCTTCCCAAACCCTCAATGCCAAAGCAACAGCTCAGTGGATTGCACTTTTCCAACAACACTGCTTTCTGGAATTCTTCAGCCGAAGCACTTAATGACATAAGAGCAGGTGTTTTTACTTCATCACAAGCCCAATATCAAACGGCAAAATTTGAAGAGAAACCCAACTGCCCCAATACTCTATTAAAcaag CTCAAGAGAGAAGAATCACCAGACGCAGCGAAGAAAAATTCTCCTGAGCCTGCATTCAAGAGGCAAAGAATTGAGACTCCATCTCCATTACCAACTTTTAAG GTTAGGAAAGAAAAGCTGGGGGACCGCATCACTGCTCTTCAGCAATTGGTTTCACCTTTCGGAAag ACGGATACAGCATCCGTTCTTCACGAAGCCATCGAGTACATCAAGTTCCTCCATGACCAA GTTTTGAGCACTCCATATATGAAAAACAACGGAGCTCCCATTCAACACCAGCAG GATTGTGATAATCTGAAGGACTCAGAAGGGGCAAAACAAGATTTGAGAAGCCGAGGGCTGTGTTTGGTGCCGATTTCAAGCACATTCCCAGTGGCTAATGAGACCAGTGTTGATTTCTGGACGTCTACATTTGGAGGCGCACTCATTGGCAGGTAG
- the LOC100805087 gene encoding transcription factor bHLH112 isoform X1: MAEDFQAAICGENWWNNINPTRSVFPLMPSTCSVAAADHAGNYSTWQSTTDFVDLKGTRSCAELETDNNLSFLDAEKPQQSESGSILINSTLQMMGFGKSSSTSSNWNQSLLGSGFDSVLQEETGIGGGSQVSTVDALKPMNQEFSLDQQSLNSVVTSTGSLSGGFPVVSASYGYPSTLIQSLYEPEPQPQQQNSLFTNPSMSYSSSSANYGICSNELSPTWSKVSSLPKPSMPKQQLSGLHFSNNTAFWNSSAEALNDIRAGVFTSSQAQYQTAKFEEKPNCPNTLLNKLKREESPDAAKKNSPEPAFKRQRIETPSPLPTFKVRKEKLGDRITALQQLVSPFGKTDTASVLHEAIEYIKFLHDQVSVLSTPYMKNNGAPIQHQQDCDNLKDSEGAKQDLRSRGLCLVPISSTFPVANETSVDFWTSTFGGALIGR; the protein is encoded by the exons ATGGCTGAGGATTTTCAAGCTGCTATCTGTGGTGAAAATTGGTGGAATAATATTAATCCAACAAGAAGTGTCTTTCCTCTTATGCCATCAACTTGTTCGGTGGCAGCAGCTGATCATGCAGGAAACTACAGCACTTGGCAAAGTACTACTGATTTCGTTGATTTGAAGGGAACAAGGTCTTGTGCTGAGCTGGAGACTGATAATAACTTGAGTTTTCTTGATGCTGAGAAGCCACAGCAGAGTGAAAGTGGTAGCATCTTGATCAATTCCACCTTACAAATGATGGGTTTTGGCAAGTCATCTTCAACTTCATCGAATTGGAATCAATCTTTAtt aGGGAGCGGTTTTGATTCTGTGCTTCAAGAAGAAACAGGCATAGGTGGTGGCAGCCAAGTTTCCACCGTTGATGCTTTGAAGCCAATGAACCAAGAATTTTCCTTGGATCAGCAGAGTCTGAATTCTGTTGTTACAAGCACTGGATCATTATCTGGTGGTTTCCCAGTTGTTTCAGCCTCCTATGGTTACCCTTCAACATTGATACAAAGCTTATATGAGCCTGAGCCTCAACCACAACAACAGAACTCACTTTTCACCAACCCCTCCATGTCCTACTCATCATCTTCCGCAAACTATGGGATATGTTCCAATGAACTGTCACCAACTTGGTCCAAAGTTTCTTCCCTTCCCAAACCCTCAATGCCAAAGCAACAGCTCAGTGGATTGCACTTTTCCAACAACACTGCTTTCTGGAATTCTTCAGCCGAAGCACTTAATGACATAAGAGCAGGTGTTTTTACTTCATCACAAGCCCAATATCAAACGGCAAAATTTGAAGAGAAACCCAACTGCCCCAATACTCTATTAAAcaag CTCAAGAGAGAAGAATCACCAGACGCAGCGAAGAAAAATTCTCCTGAGCCTGCATTCAAGAGGCAAAGAATTGAGACTCCATCTCCATTACCAACTTTTAAG GTTAGGAAAGAAAAGCTGGGGGACCGCATCACTGCTCTTCAGCAATTGGTTTCACCTTTCGGAAag ACGGATACAGCATCCGTTCTTCACGAAGCCATCGAGTACATCAAGTTCCTCCATGACCAAGTCAGT GTTTTGAGCACTCCATATATGAAAAACAACGGAGCTCCCATTCAACACCAGCAG GATTGTGATAATCTGAAGGACTCAGAAGGGGCAAAACAAGATTTGAGAAGCCGAGGGCTGTGTTTGGTGCCGATTTCAAGCACATTCCCAGTGGCTAATGAGACCAGTGTTGATTTCTGGACGTCTACATTTGGAGGCGCACTCATTGGCAGGTAG